Genomic segment of Iocasia fonsfrigidae:
ATATAGATTATTCTAATATTTATTTCTTTGATGAAGAAGGAAAGCGTCTGCAGGGCCGCAATGAGCTATTCTCTATACTTAAAAATAAAGAAAATTGTTTAAAGACAAATATGAGAGGGGTAGGGTAGATGATTCGCCTGAGCAAACTAAAACCCTACGTTATGGTTGCACCAGCTTTGAGCTTTTTTCTTATGTTTTTTATATATCCAATATTTTATATGATTCGCTTAAGCGTTACTTCGTGGAATTTTATTAGCCCCCAAAAGGAATTTATAGGGTTTAATAATTATATAGAGCTGTTTACATCGGAAGAGTTTTATCAAGTTTTGTATAATACTCTGATTTATACGGTTTTAACCGTTGGTTTTTCTTTAGTATTAGCAGTACTTTTAGCATTGTGGCTGAATAAGCAGGGTACATTATATAACATTGTTCAAGGTGCAATTTTCAGTCCCTATATTATTTCATTAGTATCAGTAGCTTTGCTCTGGCTATGGATGATGGATCCTCAATATGGATTGCTCAATGTAGTTCTTGAACTAATGGGTTTGCCTAAATCCCTTTGGTTAACTCATCCCAATACAGCGTTATTTTCTTTGGTTATTGTAGGTGTATGGAAAGTTCTTGGATATAATACCTTAATTGTAATGGCTGGACTTCAAAGTATCCCAAAGGATATTTATGAAGCAGCGGAGTTAGATGAATCTAACAAGTGGACAACTTTTTATAAAATTACTCTGCCGATGCTTTCACCGACAATATTTTTCTTGTTAATAGTAAGCACCATATCATCATTTCAGGTATTTGATACTGTGCAGGTTATGACGCAGGGGGGGCCTATTAATTCCACCAACATGCTGGTTTATTATATTTTTCAATATGGATTTGATTTCTTTAAAATAGGATATGCTTCAGCTGCAGGAGTAGTTTTGTTAGTAATTGTAGGCATAATGACGATATTTCATTTCATGTTTTTATCTAAACATGTTTACTACAGATAGGAAAGAAAGAAGGAGCGACTGACGTTGAAAAAGATTTTATATGTATTGGATAAGTTAGCCCTGATACTTTTGGCGTTGATATTTGTATTTCCATTTGTATGGATGGTATCTACATCTTTTAAATCTTTGCAGGAGGTTTTGATTTTTCCTCCTAAGTGGATACCAGACAAATTAATGTTTCAAAATTTTGTTAAGGCCTGGTCATCGGGGCCATTTGTAACCTATTTTATAAATAGTGTATTGGTTTCAGTAAGTATATTAGCCCTTCAATTTGCAACGATGGTTCCTGCTGCATATGCCTTTGCAAGATACAAATTTAAAGGCTATAAGCTTGTATTTGGTATAACAATTGCTGCATTGATGATTCCTCCACAGATCACTTTTTTACCGGTTTATTTACAGATGAGTGCCTGGAGTGCATTAAAAACACATATTCCACTTATTATTCCATTCGGAGCAAGTGCATTTGGTATTTTTCTTTTAAGACAGTCTTTTATGCAGGTACCCGATGAAATCATTGAAGCTGCAAAGCTGGATGATGCCAGCGAATGGAAGATTATGTGGAATATAATGGTACCAATGGCCAGGCCTGTGTTTATTACATTTGGGTTATTTAGTTTTATATACCATTGGAATGATTACTTTTGGCCGTTAGTTATGACAAATAGTGAAGCTATTAGAACCTTACCCATAGGAATTGCAATGTTAAAGGATGCTGAAGGGGGGATTAATTGGAACATCGTGATGGCAGGAAATATGATTCTTGTTGCGCCTATTTTGCTTGTGTTTTTCTTTGCCCGAAGGCAGATTATTAAAGCCTTTGTTTATTCAGGAATTAAATAATAATTGTTAACTGGGAGGTACTTATAAAATGATTTATAAAATGAAAAGATTATTAACAATTTGTTTGTGCTTTATGATGGTAGTATTATTGGCAGCATGTGGTAATCAGACAAATGAAACAGAGACAAATAGTCCAGAGGAAATAGAGTTTTGGTATTCATTAGGTGGTAAAAGTGGAAAGATTATTGAAGGAATGGTAGAAGATTTTAATAAGTCTCAAGATGAAATCGTAGTAAAGGCAACTTATCAAGGTGATTATTATGCAAACCATGCAAAGGTACTTTCTGCTTTAGCTTCTGGAACACAACCTGATGTTACGATGATTGAGATTGCTTCTATAGGTACTTTTGCAGAAAATGGAGCTTTAGAAGACCTTGGCCCTTATGCTGATGGCAAGAGTGGATTGGATCTAAATGAATTTATTCCCGGTTTAATGGGGAATTCTTACTGGAAAGATACATTATATGCCATTCCATTTAATAGAAGCACACCATTATTATACGTCAATAAAGATATGTTGAGCAATGCAAATCTTGATCCGGCCGGACCAAAAACTTGGGATGAGCTTAGAGAATATGCACGTAAGCTGACTAAAAATGGAGAAGTATATGGATTTTCTACTCCAATAGATATTTGGTTCTATGAGGCTTTGGTCTTTGAAAACGGTGGTAAAATCCTAACTGATGATGGAACAAAGCCGGCCTTCAACTCTCAGAAAGGCATAGAGCCAGTTGTGTTCTGGAAGGATATGATTGAAGAAGGAGTTATGAGAATGCCTCCAGGAGAAAAATACAACGCATGGGATGTTGCTGTCCAGGATTTTATTAATCAAAAAGTTGCTATGATTTTTACATCAACCGGTAGTTTGAACAATCTTATTTCTCAAGCCCGATTTGAAGTAGGGACTGCATTTTTACCAGCTAAAAAAGAGTACGGTGTACCTACTGGCGGTACTAACCTGGTAATTCTTTCAAAATCATCTGCTGATGAGAAAAAAGCAGCCTGGGAATTCATAAAATATATGACGGACAAGGATCAAACTATAAATTGGAGTAAGGGCACTGGATATATGCCGGTAAAAGTTTCAGCAGTAAATAGCGAAGAAATGAAAAAGCTTTATGAAGAAAAGCCTCAATTCAAGGTGGCAATTGACCAGTTAGAGTATGCAAAGCCGCGTCCTATGGTTCCGGGATATAAGGAGTTACAGGAAATCATTATGACTGAAATACAAAGAGCAGTTATAGATGATAACGTATCTGTGCAAGAAGCTTTAGACAATGCTGCTAAAAAAGCGGAAAAATTATTAAAATAAAGAGAGGAACATAAAATAGAATAGTTGTGGAAAGCAGATAGCCGTTAATCTTAAAATATTAAATCCGGCTATCTGCTTTTGCATTGTGTAAAAATCAATAGGAAATGAATAGTTATGGCAACTTTTGATTCGATGAGGTTTTACTAGGTTTTAAGAAAGCACCTGTTTTGGATATATGAAATATACCGGATTTAAATCCTGAAGCCAATGTGAAATAGATGGTGGATATGAAGGAATTAACAAAATTATGTTAATTGAGGCTAAAAATTCTATGTCTGATGATTTTTTAATTGCAAGTTGAAATTAATTTGTAAAATAATTATAATTGAAGTAAGTTCTCAGGAAAGGGTAAAATTCTCTATCTATTTAGCAAAACCAGCAGATTCAAAAACTTAGGAGGGAACATTAAATGAAAACAATAGGTTTAATTGGTGGAATGAGTTGGGAATCATCACTTGAATATTATCGGATTATAAATGAGGCTGTCAAGAAAAAATTGGGGGAACCACACTCCTGTAAAAGTGTAATGTATTCAGTTGATTTTGCAGAATATGAAAAATTACAGCATAAGGGGAAATGGGAGCTATTAACGAGTAAGATGATTGATGTTGCAAGAAAATTAGAAAAAGCAGGAGTAGATTTAATATTAATATGTACAAATACAATGCATAAAATGGCTGCAGATGTTCAAAAAAGTATAACAGTTCCTTTATTACATATAGCTGATGCAGCTGCTGAAGAAATTAAGGCTAAAAATATGAATAAAGTTGGTCTTTTGGGAACTAAGTTTACTATGGAGGAAAATTTTTATAAAGAAAGATTAAAAGAAAAATATGGAATA
This window contains:
- a CDS encoding carbohydrate ABC transporter permease, producing MIRLSKLKPYVMVAPALSFFLMFFIYPIFYMIRLSVTSWNFISPQKEFIGFNNYIELFTSEEFYQVLYNTLIYTVLTVGFSLVLAVLLALWLNKQGTLYNIVQGAIFSPYIISLVSVALLWLWMMDPQYGLLNVVLELMGLPKSLWLTHPNTALFSLVIVGVWKVLGYNTLIVMAGLQSIPKDIYEAAELDESNKWTTFYKITLPMLSPTIFFLLIVSTISSFQVFDTVQVMTQGGPINSTNMLVYYIFQYGFDFFKIGYASAAGVVLLVIVGIMTIFHFMFLSKHVYYR
- a CDS encoding carbohydrate ABC transporter permease, with translation MKKILYVLDKLALILLALIFVFPFVWMVSTSFKSLQEVLIFPPKWIPDKLMFQNFVKAWSSGPFVTYFINSVLVSVSILALQFATMVPAAYAFARYKFKGYKLVFGITIAALMIPPQITFLPVYLQMSAWSALKTHIPLIIPFGASAFGIFLLRQSFMQVPDEIIEAAKLDDASEWKIMWNIMVPMARPVFITFGLFSFIYHWNDYFWPLVMTNSEAIRTLPIGIAMLKDAEGGINWNIVMAGNMILVAPILLVFFFARRQIIKAFVYSGIK
- a CDS encoding ABC transporter substrate-binding protein, whose product is MYKMKRLLTICLCFMMVVLLAACGNQTNETETNSPEEIEFWYSLGGKSGKIIEGMVEDFNKSQDEIVVKATYQGDYYANHAKVLSALASGTQPDVTMIEIASIGTFAENGALEDLGPYADGKSGLDLNEFIPGLMGNSYWKDTLYAIPFNRSTPLLYVNKDMLSNANLDPAGPKTWDELREYARKLTKNGEVYGFSTPIDIWFYEALVFENGGKILTDDGTKPAFNSQKGIEPVVFWKDMIEEGVMRMPPGEKYNAWDVAVQDFINQKVAMIFTSTGSLNNLISQARFEVGTAFLPAKKEYGVPTGGTNLVILSKSSADEKKAAWEFIKYMTDKDQTINWSKGTGYMPVKVSAVNSEEMKKLYEEKPQFKVAIDQLEYAKPRPMVPGYKELQEIIMTEIQRAVIDDNVSVQEALDNAAKKAEKLLK
- a CDS encoding DUF6997 domain-containing protein; its protein translation is MDGGYEGINKIMLIEAKNSMSDDFLIAS
- a CDS encoding aspartate/glutamate racemase family protein — encoded protein: MKTIGLIGGMSWESSLEYYRIINEAVKKKLGEPHSCKSVMYSVDFAEYEKLQHKGKWELLTSKMIDVARKLEKAGVDLILICTNTMHKMAADVQKSITVPLLHIADAAAEEIKAKNMNKVGLLGTKFTMEENFYKERLKEKYGIDVVIPDAQEREVVHNVIYKELISGIIKEESRDKFRKIIKNLKKNGGEGVILGCTEIPLLIKNEDSEIPIFDTTMLHAKKAVDFALEQNNL